A part of Terriglobus roseus genomic DNA contains:
- a CDS encoding TetR/AcrR family transcriptional regulator gives MASRTTRENLIEVGLELVRSAGYSATGINQILEVAKIPKGSFYHHFSTKDEFVMEVIRRYATGELDRLERNLDDSTRSPMKKLRRYFKDLMATYGRRGGPIAGCLLGNLSLEIGGQNAEIRSLLSTIFDAWQNALAKTLRDAIAAGELPKTAKADDLAALLVNGWEGAQVRAKADQSDKPLELFFDNTFNVLLKG, from the coding sequence ATGGCCAGCAGAACCACACGCGAGAATTTGATTGAAGTCGGTCTGGAGTTGGTGCGTTCGGCGGGGTATTCCGCTACGGGAATCAACCAGATACTTGAGGTTGCCAAGATTCCGAAGGGGTCGTTCTATCACCACTTCTCGACGAAAGACGAGTTTGTGATGGAGGTGATCCGGCGCTATGCGACCGGTGAGCTGGATCGTCTGGAACGCAATCTGGATGATTCGACACGCTCGCCGATGAAAAAGCTGCGTCGTTATTTCAAGGACCTGATGGCGACCTATGGGCGGCGCGGTGGGCCGATTGCAGGATGCCTTCTGGGCAATTTGAGCCTTGAGATTGGCGGACAGAATGCCGAGATCCGGAGCCTGCTGAGCACGATCTTCGATGCCTGGCAGAACGCCTTGGCGAAGACGCTGCGGGACGCGATTGCTGCAGGCGAACTGCCCAAGACGGCGAAGGCAGATGATCTGGCTGCGCTGCTGGTGAATGGATGGGAGGGCGCGCAGGTGAGGGCAAAGGCTGACCAGAGTGATAAGCCCCTGGAGTTGTTCTTCGACAACACTTTTAACGTTCTGCTGAAAGGCTGA